The following coding sequences lie in one Klebsiella huaxiensis genomic window:
- a CDS encoding helix-turn-helix domain-containing protein, translating to MLELSMSLPIKVQNGGLFISRGIGSHPARQLHSWEIIFVEKGTLAIREGSEVFSVNAGESLLLWPQRLHVGVGQFPADLKFYWLHFEVTSGESDSLPEPLLSIPQHTRVSEPQYIISLFRQFLREQENIHRSVALELILLLILQQISAAASEQPADSPGNALAWKAQQIIHTQFHLPISASTLAHELHCNADYLGRVYRHAFRLTLTEALHRQRVRAAEKLLISDSLSLTEVAMKCGFNDVGYFRKIFRKHTSLTPAAWKRRYCKEHINSA from the coding sequence ATGCTTGAATTATCCATGTCTCTTCCGATTAAGGTGCAGAACGGCGGGCTGTTTATTTCCCGCGGCATTGGTAGCCATCCGGCGCGCCAACTTCACTCCTGGGAAATAATATTTGTTGAAAAAGGGACATTAGCGATTCGCGAAGGGAGCGAAGTTTTTAGCGTCAATGCCGGGGAAAGTTTACTGCTCTGGCCGCAGCGTTTACATGTTGGCGTGGGGCAATTTCCGGCGGACCTAAAGTTTTATTGGCTGCATTTTGAAGTGACATCTGGTGAAAGCGACTCTCTACCTGAACCGTTGCTTTCTATCCCGCAGCACACACGAGTCAGCGAGCCGCAGTATATTATTTCGCTGTTCCGGCAATTCTTACGCGAACAGGAAAATATTCATCGCAGCGTGGCGCTGGAATTGATTCTGTTGTTGATTTTGCAGCAAATTTCGGCGGCGGCCAGCGAGCAGCCCGCCGATAGCCCCGGCAATGCGCTGGCGTGGAAAGCGCAGCAAATTATTCATACCCAATTTCATCTGCCCATTTCCGCCTCAACGCTGGCGCATGAACTGCACTGCAACGCCGATTATCTGGGGCGCGTTTATCGCCATGCTTTCCGACTGACGTTAACCGAAGCGTTGCATCGCCAGCGGGTAAGGGCAGCGGAAAAGCTGCTCATCAGCGATTCGCTATCGCTGACTGAAGTGGCGATGAAATGTGGATTTAACGACGTGGGCTACTTTCGCAAGATATTCCGCAAGCACACCAGCCTGACCCCGGCGGCGTGGAAGCGTCGTTACTGCAAAGAGCATATTAATTCGGCGTAG
- the lldR gene encoding transcriptional regulator LldR, translating to MIVMPKRLADDVARRVRALIEEHNLEAGMRLPAERQLATQLGVSRNSLREALAMLVNEGVLLSRRGGGTFVRWQHEAWSEQNIVQPLKTLLSDDPDYSFDILEARHAIEASTAWHAAMRATDSEKEKIRLCFEATQSEDPDLASQADVRFHLAIAEASHNVVLLQTMRGFFDLLQSSVKESRQRMYLVPPVFARLTEQHQAVMEAIIAGDPEGARQAMMAHLGFVHATIKRFDEDQARQARITRLPGDHNDNSRENL from the coding sequence GTGATAGTGATGCCAAAACGCCTTGCCGACGACGTCGCCCGTCGCGTGCGGGCGCTGATTGAAGAACATAACCTGGAGGCGGGCATGCGATTGCCCGCCGAGCGCCAACTGGCAACCCAGCTTGGTGTATCGCGTAATTCGCTGCGTGAAGCGCTGGCGATGTTGGTGAATGAGGGGGTGCTGCTCAGCCGTCGCGGCGGCGGCACCTTCGTGCGCTGGCAGCACGAGGCGTGGTCAGAGCAAAATATTGTTCAGCCGCTGAAAACGCTGCTTTCCGACGACCCCGATTACAGTTTCGATATTCTCGAAGCCCGTCACGCCATCGAAGCCAGCACGGCCTGGCATGCGGCGATGCGCGCAACCGACAGCGAAAAAGAGAAAATCCGCCTCTGCTTTGAAGCCACCCAGAGCGAAGACCCGGACCTGGCCTCGCAGGCCGACGTGCGTTTCCATCTGGCGATTGCCGAAGCCTCGCACAATGTGGTGCTGCTGCAAACCATGCGCGGCTTTTTCGACCTTTTACAATCCTCGGTCAAGGAGAGCCGCCAACGGATGTACCTCGTCCCGCCGGTCTTCGCTCGCCTGACTGAGCAGCACCAGGCGGTGATGGAGGCGATTATCGCCGGCGATCCCGAAGGTGCCAGACAGGCGATGATGGCCCACTTGGGCTTTGTCCACGCCACGATCAAACGTTTTGATGAAGACCAGGCCCGCCAGGCGCGAATTACCCGCCTGCCCGGTGACCATAACGACAATTCCAGGGAGAACTTGTGA
- the lldD gene encoding FMN-dependent L-lactate dehydrogenase LldD → MIISAASDYRAAAQRILPPFLFHYIDGGAYAEHTLRRNVEDLSDVALRQRILKNMSDLSLETTLFNEKLSMPTALAPVGLCGMYARRGEVQAAGAADEKGIPFTLSTVSVCPIEEVAPTIKRPMWFQLYVLRDRGFMRNALERAKAAGCSTLVFTVDMPTPGARYRDAHSGMSGPNAAMRRYWQAMTHPQWAWDVGLNGRPHDLGNISAYLGKPTGLEDYIGWLANNFDPSISWKDLEWIREFWDGPMVIKGILDPEDARDAVRFGADGIVVSNHGGRQLDGVLSSARALPAIADAVKGDITILADSGIRNGLDVVRMIALGADSVLLGRAYLYALATHGKQGVANLLNLIEKEMKVAMTLTGAKTIGEISRDSLVQNADALRTFDVIKAGNAA, encoded by the coding sequence ATGATTATTTCCGCCGCCAGCGACTATCGCGCCGCCGCACAGCGTATCCTGCCACCGTTCCTGTTCCACTATATCGACGGCGGCGCTTACGCCGAGCACACCCTGCGCCGCAACGTTGAAGACCTGTCCGATGTGGCCCTGCGCCAGCGGATACTGAAGAACATGTCAGATCTGAGTCTGGAAACCACGCTGTTTAACGAAAAGCTTTCAATGCCAACGGCGCTGGCCCCTGTCGGCCTGTGCGGAATGTACGCACGCCGCGGTGAAGTGCAGGCAGCAGGTGCGGCGGATGAGAAAGGCATTCCCTTTACGCTCTCCACCGTTTCCGTTTGCCCGATTGAGGAAGTCGCCCCGACCATCAAGCGCCCAATGTGGTTCCAGCTCTACGTCCTGCGCGATCGCGGTTTTATGCGCAACGCGCTGGAGCGCGCCAAAGCGGCGGGCTGTTCAACGCTGGTCTTTACCGTCGATATGCCGACACCCGGCGCGCGCTATCGCGATGCGCACTCCGGAATGAGCGGCCCGAACGCGGCGATGCGTCGCTACTGGCAGGCGATGACCCATCCGCAGTGGGCGTGGGACGTTGGTTTAAACGGCCGCCCGCACGATTTAGGCAATATCTCTGCCTACCTCGGCAAACCAACTGGCCTTGAAGATTACATTGGTTGGCTGGCGAATAACTTCGATCCGTCGATTTCCTGGAAAGACCTTGAGTGGATCCGTGAATTCTGGGATGGCCCGATGGTGATCAAGGGGATCCTCGACCCGGAAGATGCGCGCGACGCGGTACGTTTTGGCGCTGACGGGATCGTGGTCTCCAACCACGGCGGTCGCCAGCTTGATGGCGTGCTCTCCTCCGCCCGCGCCCTGCCCGCTATTGCCGACGCGGTGAAAGGCGATATCACTATCCTTGCCGACAGCGGTATTCGCAACGGCCTTGATGTGGTGCGCATGATTGCGCTGGGTGCGGATAGCGTGCTGCTGGGACGTGCCTATCTGTATGCGCTGGCGACCCACGGTAAGCAAGGGGTGGCAAATCTGCTGAACTTGATTGAGAAAGAGATGAAGGTGGCGATGACCCTGACCGGCGCGAAAACTATCGGTGAGATCAGCCGCGACTCTCTGGTGCAAAACGCCGATGCGCTGCGGACTTTTGATGTGATCAAGGCAGGGAATGCGGCGTAA
- the cysE gene encoding serine O-acetyltransferase, translating to MPCEELDIVWNNIKAEARALADCEPMLASFYHATLLKHENLGSALSYMLANKLASPIMPAIAIREVVEEAYAADPEMIASAACDIQAVRTRDPAVDKYSTPLLYLKGFHALQAYRIGHWLWNQGRRALAIFLQNQVSVSFQVDIHPAAKIGRGIMLDHATGIVVGETAVIEDDVSILQSVTLGGTGKTSGDRHPKIREGVMIGAGAKILGNIEVGRGAKIGAGSVVLQPVPPHTTAAGVPARIVGKPESDKPAMDMDQHFNGIHHTFEYGDGI from the coding sequence ATGCCGTGTGAAGAACTGGATATCGTCTGGAATAATATTAAAGCCGAAGCTCGGGCTTTAGCTGACTGTGAGCCAATGCTCGCCAGTTTTTATCACGCCACGCTACTCAAGCACGAAAACCTCGGCAGCGCTCTGAGCTATATGCTGGCCAACAAACTGGCCTCCCCGATTATGCCCGCCATCGCTATTCGTGAGGTGGTGGAAGAAGCCTACGCCGCTGACCCGGAAATGATTGCCTCCGCCGCCTGCGATATTCAGGCCGTGCGCACCCGCGACCCGGCGGTGGATAAATACTCCACTCCGTTGCTCTATCTGAAAGGATTCCACGCGCTGCAGGCTTATCGCATCGGCCACTGGCTGTGGAACCAGGGGCGTCGGGCGCTGGCAATCTTCCTGCAAAATCAAGTTTCCGTTTCGTTCCAGGTGGATATCCACCCGGCAGCGAAGATTGGCCGTGGGATCATGCTTGACCACGCCACCGGCATTGTCGTCGGTGAAACGGCGGTGATTGAAGACGATGTGTCGATTCTGCAATCGGTGACCCTTGGCGGTACCGGTAAAACCAGCGGCGATCGTCACCCGAAAATTCGCGAAGGCGTAATGATTGGCGCCGGGGCGAAGATCCTTGGCAATATTGAAGTTGGGCGCGGGGCAAAAATCGGCGCCGGTTCGGTAGTGCTACAGCCGGTACCGCCGCATACCACCGCCGCAGGCGTTCCGGCCCGCATTGTGGGCAAGCCGGAAAGCGATAAGCCCGCGATGGATATGGATCAGCATTTTAATGGGATACACCATACTTTTGAGTATGGCGACGGAATTTGA
- a CDS encoding MFS transporter has product MTSAPITTSDLAQRAQDDKLSLREKIGYGLGDAGGTVITCLIMNFLTFFYTDVFGLTPALVGTMFLALRVFDAISDPIMGVLADRTQSRWGRFRPWQLWIAVPIGVIGVLTFTVPDASMGVKIAWAFGTYLLLSVSYTAINVPYCALINTMTTRHSEVISCQAWRFVLCGVAGFLVSVGLPWLVTALGQGNTAQGYQYGVGVLCAIAVVMFLCCFFWVRERVSLDMMGKFTLREHIAGLRKNDQLLLMLVMSFLLINVFNIRGGGYMYFITYVLEGSTGYTSLFFTMVTFASIGGSVIINLLSRRFDTVKLYYYTNLVLAALAVAMWFLPTGPAYQTLWLMVILGNGIILGFTLPLHFSLMAFSDDYGEWKTGVRSSGMNFAFNLFFIKLAWASSAGIISLIFIYVAYQPGAGNQTALSLAGISSMETLLPALFHLLLAFSIRACKLNNPMMARIATDLRTRHVQS; this is encoded by the coding sequence ATGACTTCGGCTCCGATTACGACAAGCGATTTGGCACAGCGTGCCCAGGACGACAAATTATCCCTCCGTGAAAAAATAGGTTACGGACTGGGCGATGCAGGTGGGACGGTTATTACCTGCCTGATCATGAACTTTTTAACTTTTTTCTATACCGATGTCTTCGGCCTGACGCCCGCGCTGGTCGGAACCATGTTCCTGGCCCTGCGCGTTTTTGATGCCATTTCCGACCCGATCATGGGAGTGCTGGCAGACCGTACCCAAAGCCGCTGGGGACGCTTTCGCCCCTGGCAGCTGTGGATCGCCGTACCTATCGGCGTGATTGGCGTCCTGACCTTCACCGTCCCTGATGCCAGCATGGGAGTAAAAATCGCCTGGGCGTTCGGAACCTATCTGCTGCTGTCGGTGAGCTACACCGCGATTAACGTACCGTACTGTGCGCTGATCAACACCATGACCACGCGCCACAGCGAGGTGATCTCGTGCCAGGCCTGGCGCTTCGTTCTGTGCGGCGTGGCGGGTTTTTTGGTCTCCGTTGGGCTACCGTGGCTGGTTACCGCGCTCGGTCAGGGCAACACTGCTCAAGGCTATCAGTATGGCGTCGGCGTACTGTGTGCTATTGCGGTGGTGATGTTCCTGTGCTGCTTCTTCTGGGTTCGCGAACGCGTCTCGCTGGACATGATGGGTAAATTTACCCTGCGCGAGCATATCGCCGGGCTGCGTAAAAACGACCAGTTGCTGCTGATGCTCGTGATGTCATTCCTGCTGATCAACGTCTTTAATATCCGCGGCGGCGGCTACATGTACTTCATCACCTACGTCCTTGAGGGGTCCACCGGTTACACCTCACTATTTTTCACCATGGTGACCTTCGCATCAATTGGCGGCTCTGTCATCATCAACCTGCTGTCGCGCCGCTTTGATACCGTCAAACTCTACTACTACACCAACCTGGTGCTGGCCGCGCTGGCCGTCGCGATGTGGTTTTTACCGACCGGTCCGGCATATCAGACCCTGTGGCTGATGGTGATCCTCGGCAACGGCATTATTCTTGGCTTCACCCTACCGCTGCACTTCTCGCTGATGGCATTTTCCGACGACTACGGCGAATGGAAAACCGGCGTGCGCTCTTCCGGGATGAACTTTGCTTTTAATCTGTTCTTTATCAAGCTGGCGTGGGCCTCTAGCGCCGGCATTATCAGCCTGATTTTTATCTACGTGGCCTATCAGCCGGGGGCTGGCAATCAGACCGCTCTGTCGCTGGCCGGGATCTCCTCCATGGAAACCCTGCTGCCCGCCCTGTTCCATCTGCTGCTGGCCTTCTCGATCCGCGCCTGCAAACTCAACAATCCGATGATGGCGCGCATTGCCACTGACCTGCGCACGCGTCACGTTCAGTCTTAA
- the feoC gene encoding [Fe-S]-dependent transcriptional repressor FeoC produces MASLIEVRDMLALQGRMEAAQLSARLRTPQPMIDAMLGRLEAMGKAVKVTEDADGCLSGSCKSCPEGKACLREWWSLR; encoded by the coding sequence ATGGCGTCGTTAATTGAGGTTCGCGATATGCTGGCCCTGCAAGGACGGATGGAGGCCGCGCAGTTGAGCGCCCGCCTGCGTACGCCTCAGCCGATGATCGACGCCATGCTGGGCCGCCTGGAGGCGATGGGTAAAGCAGTAAAAGTGACCGAAGATGCTGATGGCTGTCTTTCCGGAAGCTGCAAAAGCTGCCCGGAAGGCAAGGCCTGCCTGCGGGAGTGGTGGTCGCTGCGCTAA
- the lldP gene encoding L-lactate permease yields MNLWQQNYDPAGNIWLSSLIASLPILFFFFALIKLKLKGYVAATWTVVIALSVALLFYKMPVDHALASVIYGFFYGLWPIAWIIIAAVFVYKISVKTGQFDIIRSSILSITPDQRLQMLIVGFSFGAFLEGAAGFGAPVAITAALLVGLGFNPLYAAGLCLIVNTAPVAFGAMGIPILVAGQVTGLDSFEIGQMVGRQLPFLTIIVLFWIMAIMDGWRGIKETWPAVMVAGGSFAIAQYLSSNFLGPELPDIISSLVSLVCLTLFLKRWQPVRIFRFGDMGASQVDMTLARTHYTPGQVVRAWSPFLFLTATVTLWSVPPFKALFAPGGAMYDFVINISVPFLDKMVARMPPVVSEATPYAAVYKFDWLSATGTAILFAALLSIVWLRMKPKDAISTFGSTLKELALPIYSIGMVLAFAFISNYSGLSSTLALALAHTGHAFTFFSPFLGWLGVFLTGSDTSSNALFAALQATAAQQIGVSDILLVAANTTGGVTGKMISPQSIAIACAAVGLVGKESDLFRFTVKHSLIFTCMVGVITTLQAYVLTWMIP; encoded by the coding sequence ATGAACCTCTGGCAACAAAATTACGATCCGGCCGGTAACATCTGGCTATCGAGTCTTATCGCATCGCTACCGATTCTGTTTTTCTTTTTTGCCCTGATTAAGCTCAAGCTGAAAGGGTACGTCGCCGCGACCTGGACCGTGGTCATTGCGCTCTCCGTCGCCCTGCTGTTCTACAAGATGCCGGTTGACCACGCGCTGGCCTCCGTCATCTACGGCTTCTTCTACGGCCTGTGGCCCATCGCGTGGATTATCATCGCCGCAGTATTCGTCTATAAAATCTCGGTGAAAACCGGACAGTTCGACATTATCCGTTCATCGATTTTGTCGATTACCCCGGACCAACGTCTGCAAATGCTCATCGTCGGCTTCTCCTTCGGCGCGTTTCTTGAGGGAGCCGCTGGTTTTGGCGCGCCGGTCGCCATTACCGCTGCATTACTGGTAGGACTTGGCTTTAACCCGCTGTATGCCGCTGGCCTGTGCCTGATCGTCAACACCGCACCGGTAGCGTTTGGCGCGATGGGCATTCCGATTCTGGTCGCCGGGCAGGTTACGGGACTCGACAGCTTTGAAATTGGCCAGATGGTTGGTCGCCAGCTGCCGTTCCTGACCATCATCGTGCTGTTCTGGATCATGGCGATTATGGACGGCTGGCGCGGGATTAAAGAGACCTGGCCTGCGGTTATGGTCGCAGGTGGCTCCTTTGCTATCGCTCAGTACCTCAGCTCTAACTTCCTCGGCCCGGAACTGCCGGATATCATCTCTTCTCTGGTATCGCTGGTCTGCCTGACGTTGTTCCTCAAACGCTGGCAGCCGGTGCGCATCTTCCGCTTCGGCGATATGGGCGCATCGCAGGTCGATATGACTCTGGCGCGCACTCACTACACGCCGGGACAGGTTGTCCGCGCCTGGTCACCGTTCCTGTTCCTGACCGCCACCGTGACCCTGTGGAGCGTGCCGCCGTTCAAAGCGCTGTTCGCTCCGGGCGGCGCAATGTACGACTTTGTCATTAATATTTCCGTGCCGTTCCTCGACAAGATGGTAGCCCGTATGCCGCCAGTGGTCAGCGAAGCCACGCCGTATGCCGCGGTCTATAAGTTCGACTGGCTCTCCGCCACCGGTACCGCCATTCTGTTCGCCGCGCTGCTTTCCATCGTCTGGCTGCGTATGAAGCCGAAAGACGCGATCTCGACCTTCGGCAGCACGCTGAAGGAACTGGCGCTGCCGATTTACTCCATCGGTATGGTGCTGGCGTTCGCCTTTATTTCCAACTATTCCGGGCTATCCTCAACTCTGGCCCTCGCACTGGCGCACACCGGCCACGCGTTTACCTTCTTCTCACCGTTCCTCGGCTGGCTGGGGGTATTCCTTACCGGTTCGGATACATCGTCTAATGCACTGTTCGCCGCGCTACAGGCCACTGCAGCTCAACAGATTGGTGTCTCCGATATTCTGCTGGTTGCCGCGAACACCACCGGCGGCGTGACCGGAAAAATGATTTCGCCGCAGTCCATCGCCATCGCCTGTGCGGCAGTGGGGCTGGTGGGTAAGGAGTCCGACCTGTTCCGCTTTACCGTGAAACATAGCCTGATTTTCACCTGCATGGTCGGCGTCATCACCACGCTGCAGGCGTATGTCTTAACCTGGATGATTCCGTGA
- a CDS encoding glycoside hydrolase family 127 protein: MSVMEVDLHKLKINDPFLGQYQQLVRDVVIPYQWDALNDRIDEADPSHAIENFRIAAGLQEGEFYGMVFQDSDVAKWLEAVAWSLCQKPDAELEKTADEVIELVAAAQCEDGYLNTYFTVKAPEERWTNLAECHELYCAGHMIEAGVAFFQATGKRRLLEVVCRLADHIDSVFGPGEKQLHGYPGHPEIELALMRLYDVTQEPRYMSLVNYFVEERGTQPHFYDIEYEKRGQTSYWNTYGPAWMVKDKPYSQAHQPISEQPVAIGHAVRFVYLMTGVAHLARLSQDEGKRQDCLRLWNNMAQRQLYITGGIGSQSSGEAFSSDYDLPNDTVYAESCASIGLMMFARRMLEMEADSQYADVMERALYNTVLGGMALDGKHFFYVNPLEVHPKSLKFNHIYDHVKPIRQRWFGCACCPPNIARVLTSLGHYIYTPHDDALYINLYVGNSAEIPVGDETLRLRISGNYPWQEQVKIAIDSSTPINHTLALRLPDWCDKPQVTLNGVAVAQDVRKGYLHISHHWQEGDTLVLTLPMPVRRIYGNPLVRHQAGQVAVQRGPLVYCLEQADNGEQLHNLQLPRDAQFSAFEGKGIFAHKTLLQAPGYKQTAENAENQALWNYDRAPSTRQQQTLTFIPWFSWANRGEGEMRIWVKEADE, translated from the coding sequence ATGTCTGTTATGGAAGTCGATCTGCACAAACTGAAAATTAACGACCCGTTCCTCGGCCAGTACCAGCAACTGGTGCGCGATGTGGTGATCCCCTACCAGTGGGATGCGCTTAACGACCGCATCGACGAGGCGGATCCGAGCCATGCGATAGAGAACTTCCGCATCGCCGCCGGACTCCAGGAGGGAGAATTCTACGGCATGGTCTTTCAGGACAGTGACGTAGCAAAATGGCTGGAAGCCGTAGCCTGGTCGCTGTGCCAGAAGCCGGACGCCGAGCTGGAAAAGACCGCAGATGAGGTCATTGAACTGGTGGCCGCCGCCCAGTGCGAAGACGGCTATCTGAATACCTACTTCACGGTTAAAGCGCCAGAGGAACGTTGGACCAACCTCGCCGAATGCCACGAACTGTACTGCGCCGGGCATATGATTGAAGCGGGCGTCGCCTTCTTCCAGGCCACTGGCAAGCGCCGCCTGCTGGAGGTGGTCTGCCGCCTGGCTGACCATATCGATAGCGTATTTGGCCCCGGAGAGAAGCAGCTGCACGGCTACCCTGGCCACCCGGAAATCGAGCTGGCGTTAATGCGCCTGTACGACGTAACGCAGGAGCCGCGCTACATGTCGCTGGTGAACTACTTCGTCGAGGAGCGCGGAACCCAGCCGCATTTTTACGATATCGAATATGAAAAACGCGGCCAAACCTCCTACTGGAACACCTACGGCCCGGCGTGGATGGTTAAAGATAAACCCTACAGTCAGGCGCATCAGCCGATTTCCGAGCAGCCGGTCGCCATCGGCCACGCAGTGCGCTTTGTCTATCTGATGACCGGCGTCGCTCATCTCGCCCGCTTAAGCCAGGACGAAGGCAAACGCCAGGACTGCCTGCGTTTATGGAACAATATGGCCCAGCGCCAGCTGTATATTACCGGCGGCATCGGTTCGCAGAGCAGCGGGGAGGCCTTCAGCAGCGACTACGACCTGCCAAACGACACGGTATACGCCGAAAGCTGCGCCTCTATCGGCCTGATGATGTTTGCCCGCCGAATGCTGGAAATGGAAGCCGATAGTCAGTACGCCGACGTGATGGAGCGCGCACTGTATAACACCGTGCTGGGCGGAATGGCGCTGGACGGCAAGCATTTCTTCTACGTCAATCCGCTGGAAGTGCATCCAAAGTCATTAAAATTCAACCATATTTATGACCATGTGAAGCCCATTCGTCAGCGCTGGTTCGGCTGCGCCTGCTGCCCACCGAACATCGCCCGCGTGCTGACCTCGCTGGGCCACTATATCTACACGCCGCATGACGACGCGCTGTACATCAACCTGTATGTCGGCAACAGCGCGGAGATCCCGGTGGGCGATGAAACTTTACGTCTGCGCATCAGCGGCAATTACCCGTGGCAGGAGCAGGTGAAAATCGCCATCGATTCATCCACCCCGATCAATCACACTCTCGCACTGCGTCTGCCGGATTGGTGCGATAAGCCGCAGGTGACGCTTAACGGCGTGGCGGTAGCGCAGGATGTACGTAAAGGCTATCTGCACATTAGCCATCACTGGCAGGAGGGCGACACGCTGGTGTTAACGTTGCCGATGCCTGTACGTCGTATTTACGGCAACCCGCTGGTGCGTCATCAGGCGGGTCAGGTCGCCGTCCAGCGCGGCCCGCTGGTTTATTGCCTGGAACAGGCAGATAACGGCGAACAGCTGCATAACCTACAGCTGCCGCGCGATGCGCAGTTCAGCGCGTTTGAAGGCAAAGGGATTTTTGCTCACAAGACACTCCTCCAGGCTCCGGGCTATAAACAAACGGCGGAAAATGCCGAAAACCAGGCGCTGTGGAATTATGACCGCGCCCCGTCCACCCGTCAGCAACAGACCCTGACCTTTATCCCGTGGTTTAGCTGGGCCAACCGCGGCGAAGGCGAAATGCGCATCTGGGTGAAAGAAGCGGACGAATAA
- the trmL gene encoding tRNA (uridine(34)/cytosine(34)/5-carboxymethylaminomethyluridine(34)-2'-O)-methyltransferase TrmL codes for MLNIVLFEPEIPPNTGNIIRLCANTGFNLHIIEPMGFAWDDKRLRRAGLDYHEFAAVQRHADYAAFVESAKPQRLFALTTKGTPAHSAVSYQDGDFLMFGPETRGLPASILDALPAAQKIRIPMMPDSRSMNLSNAVSVVVYEAWRQLGYPGAVLRN; via the coding sequence ATGCTTAACATCGTCTTATTCGAACCAGAAATCCCGCCGAACACCGGGAATATTATCCGCCTGTGCGCTAACACCGGCTTCAATCTGCATATCATCGAACCGATGGGCTTTGCCTGGGACGATAAACGTTTGCGCCGCGCCGGGCTGGACTACCACGAGTTCGCCGCCGTCCAGCGTCATGCCGATTACGCTGCATTTGTTGAAAGCGCAAAGCCGCAGCGTCTGTTCGCCCTGACCACCAAAGGTACCCCGGCCCATAGCGCGGTGAGCTATCAGGACGGTGATTTTTTGATGTTTGGCCCGGAAACCCGCGGACTGCCTGCCAGCATTCTCGATGCCCTGCCCGCAGCGCAAAAAATCCGTATTCCGATGATGCCGGACAGCCGCAGCATGAACCTGTCAAACGCGGTGTCGGTGGTGGTGTATGAAGCCTGGCGCCAGCTGGGGTATCCGGGTGCCGTGCTGCGCAACTGA